One segment of Anatilimnocola aggregata DNA contains the following:
- a CDS encoding sterol desaturase family protein: MSERIWIALMAIPAASLERAFWYAGLAGFAWVTLHLMLARWLAGRKISTKPTPAAQIGWELLCSLRSLAIYGLVGGGITFAVISGWTPMYFRIERFGWPWFFASFALTIVIHDTYFYWTHRLMHHPRLFRLMHGTHHYSTNPSPWAAYSFSPWEAFVQAGIAPLVIFTVPIHPLAFSSFMIWQIGFNVLGHCGYELYPRWFVRSPLGCLFNTTTHHAQHHETNRANFGLYFNFWDRLMGTNHAHYPERFAEVTSQASPAPSAPPAQ, translated from the coding sequence ATGTCCGAACGCATCTGGATCGCACTGATGGCCATCCCAGCCGCTTCGCTGGAGCGGGCCTTTTGGTACGCGGGCCTGGCGGGCTTTGCTTGGGTGACGTTGCATTTGATGCTGGCTCGCTGGCTGGCCGGGCGGAAGATCAGCACCAAGCCGACTCCCGCCGCTCAAATTGGCTGGGAACTCCTATGTTCGCTCCGCAGTCTGGCCATCTATGGCCTCGTTGGTGGCGGAATCACGTTCGCCGTCATCTCGGGCTGGACGCCCATGTACTTTCGCATCGAGAGGTTCGGCTGGCCCTGGTTCTTTGCCAGCTTCGCTCTCACGATTGTCATTCACGATACCTACTTCTATTGGACCCATCGGCTGATGCATCACCCGCGTCTCTTTCGCCTGATGCACGGCACTCACCACTACTCGACCAACCCGTCACCGTGGGCCGCCTATTCCTTCAGTCCGTGGGAAGCCTTCGTGCAGGCCGGCATCGCTCCGCTGGTCATCTTCACGGTTCCTATTCACCCGCTCGCCTTTTCCTCGTTCATGATCTGGCAGATCGGCTTCAATGTCCTCGGCCACTGCGGCTACGAACTCTACCCCCGCTGGTTCGTTCGTTCCCCGCTCGGTTGCCTCTTCAACACCACCACCCATCACGCTCAGCATCACGAAACCAACCGCGCCAACTTTGGCCTCTACTTCAACTTCTGGGACCGCCTGATGGGGACCAACCATGCCCACTACCCCGAACGCTTTGCCGAAGTGACATCTCAGGCTTCTCCAGCTCCTTCTGCACCCCCAGCACAGTAG
- a CDS encoding DUF1549 domain-containing protein: MPRWLLTFSLLCLSFATLARGDELLSADKSIEEAVDHYVGAKQKLLGVQPAPLADDANLLRRTMLDLHGRPPTAAEVKAYQQASDAAKRREMVERLLAAPAFARQQGATFDALLMRGTNASLRNYLTEAFKENRSWDRIFRELLLGQENDPEQKGAIAFVKSRMKDQDKLTAEASSLLFGVNVSCAQCHDHPLVDDWKQDHYFGMKSFFARSFENGDYVGEKPYGMVEFKTTAGESRKAKLMFLTSQVFDEPENKEPDDKEKKAEKELLEKLKKDKKAPPAPEYSRRAKLVEIALAPEANSFFSRAIVNHVWNRLLGRGLVMPVDQMHSANLPSHPELLDWLARDLQAHNYDLARLTRGIVLSDAYARSSQWKSTDKRPSDELFAVGIVRPLTPWQYGTALKVALVNPDQYGADLAGSALDTKAQQLENAGRSFGDKFELPGEDFQVSVDEALSLSNAERTSTELLRVDGGNLLGKLTKLTDDREVATTAVWNIFGREPTAEEVQALESYLQARADRRDDAVKQIVWALLTSSECRFNY; this comes from the coding sequence ATGCCTCGATGGCTCCTGACCTTTAGTCTGCTCTGTTTGTCTTTCGCCACGCTTGCGCGCGGAGACGAATTACTCTCTGCCGACAAGTCGATCGAAGAAGCGGTCGACCATTACGTTGGCGCGAAGCAAAAGTTGCTAGGTGTGCAGCCCGCCCCCTTGGCCGATGATGCCAACCTGCTGCGGCGGACGATGCTCGATCTGCATGGCCGCCCGCCGACTGCGGCCGAAGTGAAGGCCTATCAACAAGCCAGCGATGCCGCCAAGCGACGCGAGATGGTCGAGCGTCTGCTCGCTGCTCCCGCCTTTGCCCGTCAACAAGGTGCCACGTTCGATGCCCTGCTAATGCGCGGCACCAATGCCTCACTACGCAATTACCTGACCGAAGCCTTCAAAGAAAACCGCAGTTGGGATCGCATCTTCCGCGAGTTGCTGCTGGGGCAAGAGAACGATCCTGAACAAAAGGGTGCCATTGCTTTCGTCAAGTCGCGGATGAAGGACCAGGACAAACTGACCGCTGAAGCGAGTTCGCTGCTGTTCGGCGTGAATGTCAGCTGTGCCCAGTGTCACGATCATCCGCTGGTCGACGATTGGAAGCAGGATCACTACTTCGGCATGAAGTCGTTCTTCGCCCGTTCGTTCGAAAACGGCGACTACGTCGGCGAAAAGCCGTACGGCATGGTCGAGTTCAAAACGACCGCTGGCGAATCGCGCAAAGCCAAGTTGATGTTTCTGACTAGCCAGGTCTTCGACGAGCCCGAAAACAAAGAGCCCGATGACAAAGAAAAGAAGGCTGAGAAAGAACTGCTCGAAAAACTGAAGAAGGACAAGAAGGCTCCTCCTGCGCCGGAGTACAGCCGCCGCGCGAAGCTCGTCGAGATTGCCCTGGCTCCGGAAGCCAACTCGTTCTTCTCACGAGCGATCGTGAATCACGTCTGGAATCGCCTGCTCGGCCGCGGGCTGGTAATGCCCGTCGATCAAATGCACTCGGCCAACTTGCCCAGCCATCCGGAATTGCTCGACTGGCTGGCTCGCGACCTGCAAGCACACAATTACGATCTGGCGCGGCTTACGCGCGGCATCGTTCTCAGCGACGCCTACGCCCGCAGCAGCCAGTGGAAATCGACCGACAAAAGGCCCAGCGATGAACTGTTCGCCGTCGGCATCGTCCGCCCGCTCACACCCTGGCAATACGGAACCGCACTCAAAGTGGCTCTCGTGAATCCCGATCAATACGGAGCCGATCTGGCTGGCAGCGCGCTCGATACCAAGGCTCAGCAACTCGAAAACGCGGGCCGCAGTTTCGGCGATAAGTTCGAACTCCCAGGCGAAGACTTTCAAGTCAGCGTTGACGAAGCACTCTCACTGAGCAATGCCGAACGAACGAGCACCGAATTGCTCCGTGTTGATGGTGGCAATCTGCTCGGCAAGCTAACCAAGTTGACCGATGACCGCGAAGTGGCCACCACCGCTGTCTGGAACATCTTTGGCCGCGAACCGACCGCCGAAGAAGTGCAGGCGCTCGAAAGCTACCTCCAAGCGCGGGCCGATCGCCGCGACGATGCCGTGAAACAAATCGTTTGGGCTCTGCTGACCAGCAGCGAGTGCCGATTCAACTATTAG
- a CDS encoding DUF1501 domain-containing protein, which yields MTDLSLSRRNFLGASAATAATAAVAADMTSLDVLQNPLLAGELKQQGKRVILLWLAGGASQLETFDPKPGRPTGGPYRAINTSVPGVQISELMPKMASRLSKYTSIIRSLDTKNADHGGGARLMHLGRRDEPTVKYPDLGAVLARELGRIDSQVPDYVSFYTATEGRGNAISQSGFLGARYNAMFLTQGNVPPNLSRLAEISDLDHQQRGELRKLLSERFADGRQSASLASHNESYSRVRGLMASETLFDISKESQSVRDKYGPTLFGEQCLVARRLVEAGVPFVKISRAWWDSHGQNFETHLELVSELDHVMSALLDDLSERGLLENTLVVTLSEFGRTPQINSSLGRDHFASAWSSSLSGCGIKPGTVYGASDEDGRTVKDGKIGAAELFATIYRAVGIDHRKDYHVGARPLPLTDPGTKPVTEVLA from the coding sequence ATGACCGACCTCAGCCTTTCCCGTCGCAATTTTCTCGGGGCATCAGCTGCTACTGCAGCAACCGCGGCCGTTGCTGCCGATATGACGTCGCTCGACGTGCTGCAGAATCCGCTTCTGGCCGGCGAGTTGAAGCAGCAGGGCAAACGGGTGATCCTCCTTTGGCTCGCCGGTGGTGCGAGTCAGCTCGAAACGTTCGATCCCAAGCCCGGCCGACCGACGGGTGGTCCTTACCGGGCCATCAACACTTCGGTCCCCGGAGTACAGATCAGCGAGCTGATGCCAAAGATGGCTTCGCGCTTGTCGAAGTACACGTCGATCATTCGTTCGCTCGATACCAAGAACGCCGATCACGGCGGCGGCGCACGGCTAATGCATCTCGGTCGCCGTGATGAGCCAACGGTCAAGTATCCCGATCTCGGCGCGGTCCTCGCCCGCGAACTGGGACGCATCGATAGCCAGGTTCCCGACTACGTCAGCTTTTATACGGCCACCGAAGGTCGCGGCAATGCGATCAGCCAATCGGGCTTTCTCGGGGCTCGCTACAACGCGATGTTCCTCACGCAAGGGAACGTGCCGCCAAATCTCAGTCGGCTCGCCGAGATCAGCGATCTCGATCATCAGCAGCGGGGCGAACTGCGCAAGCTGCTTAGCGAGCGTTTTGCCGACGGACGGCAGTCGGCGTCGCTGGCCAGCCATAACGAATCGTACTCGCGCGTGCGTGGCCTGATGGCCAGCGAAACCCTGTTCGACATCTCGAAGGAATCGCAGTCCGTTCGCGATAAGTACGGCCCCACGTTGTTCGGCGAGCAATGCCTCGTCGCGCGGCGACTGGTCGAAGCGGGCGTCCCCTTTGTCAAAATCTCTCGCGCCTGGTGGGACAGCCACGGGCAAAATTTCGAAACGCACTTGGAGCTCGTTAGCGAACTCGACCACGTGATGAGCGCGCTGCTTGACGATCTGAGCGAACGCGGGTTGCTCGAGAATACGCTCGTCGTGACGCTCAGCGAATTCGGCCGCACGCCGCAAATCAATTCAAGTCTCGGCCGCGATCACTTCGCCAGCGCTTGGAGCTCGTCCCTTTCGGGCTGCGGCATCAAGCCCGGCACCGTGTATGGAGCGAGCGACGAAGATGGCCGCACCGTAAAAGACGGCAAGATCGGCGCGGCCGAGTTGTTCGCCACGATCTACCGTGCTGTCGGCATCGATCATCGCAAAGACTACCACGTCGGCGCTCGCCCGCTGCCACTTACCGATCCAGGGACCAAGCCAGTAACAGAAGTACTTGCCTAG
- a CDS encoding cation:proton antiporter domain-containing protein, with amino-acid sequence MICLPILAAGDAKTETLLLRVLLQLAVIIAASQVGARVAKWCRQPAVVGEIAAGLLLGPSLFGWLFPTVTGWIFAPETASVMQILSQLGLILLLFLVGLEFDFGHLRWHGSAAIATSLTGVILPFALGAGLAPLIYPYVYQDGGHPVSFAGFLLFMGVSMSITAIPVLARILLELNIVRTRIGAVTMTAAAVDDVIGWILLAAVSSIVQAQFNAWRLLQMTLLTVAFLAIVTFIIRPVMKWLLRRCYVGEDQSDLTPGGLALVLVALFACGIATSLIGIFAIFGAFLLGAALSDEEPLRKALGRELRDFLSVFFLPIFFTYTGLHTNIGSLETVTHWLILAAVMTAAISGKWGGCTFAAWLGGFKLREAACIGALMNTRGLMGLMVINVGRELGVIPESIFCILVLVALLTTLMTTPLLLWLAPGTELQPFVAKSELGGSDRA; translated from the coding sequence ATGATTTGCCTCCCAATTCTCGCTGCTGGCGATGCCAAAACCGAAACACTCTTGCTCCGAGTGCTGCTGCAACTGGCTGTCATCATTGCGGCTTCGCAGGTTGGAGCGCGGGTCGCCAAGTGGTGTCGGCAGCCAGCGGTCGTTGGCGAAATTGCCGCTGGTCTTTTACTCGGCCCCTCGCTATTCGGTTGGCTGTTCCCCACAGTGACTGGCTGGATTTTCGCGCCGGAAACCGCCAGTGTCATGCAAATCCTCAGTCAACTCGGGCTGATCCTCCTGTTATTTCTGGTCGGCTTGGAATTTGATTTCGGTCACCTTCGTTGGCACGGTTCCGCAGCGATCGCAACTTCGCTGACGGGTGTCATCTTGCCATTCGCCTTGGGGGCGGGTCTCGCACCCCTCATCTACCCCTACGTATACCAAGACGGTGGCCACCCGGTTTCGTTCGCTGGGTTTCTGTTGTTTATGGGCGTCTCGATGTCGATCACGGCGATCCCAGTCCTCGCCCGGATTCTGCTCGAACTTAACATCGTCCGCACTCGCATCGGTGCGGTCACCATGACCGCTGCCGCCGTCGACGACGTCATTGGTTGGATCTTGCTCGCCGCAGTCTCCAGCATTGTGCAGGCGCAGTTCAACGCCTGGCGACTGTTGCAAATGACCTTACTTACCGTCGCGTTTCTCGCCATCGTGACCTTCATCATTCGCCCTGTCATGAAGTGGCTCCTCCGCCGCTGCTATGTGGGCGAAGACCAAAGCGACCTCACACCCGGCGGTCTGGCGCTTGTGCTTGTTGCGCTCTTCGCCTGCGGAATCGCGACCAGTCTGATTGGCATCTTCGCGATCTTCGGAGCCTTCCTGCTAGGTGCCGCTCTCTCGGATGAAGAACCTCTCCGCAAAGCGCTGGGCCGCGAACTGCGGGACTTTCTCTCGGTTTTCTTCCTTCCAATTTTCTTCACCTATACCGGCCTCCACACCAACATCGGCTCGCTCGAAACAGTCACCCACTGGCTGATTCTGGCCGCAGTCATGACCGCCGCCATCAGCGGTAAGTGGGGCGGCTGCACGTTCGCCGCGTGGCTCGGCGGTTTCAAGCTGCGCGAAGCAGCTTGCATCGGCGCGCTCATGAACACCCGCGGCCTGATGGGCCTGATGGTTATCAATGTCGGACGCGAATTGGGCGTCATTCCCGAGAGTATCTTCTGTATCCTGGTTCTTGTTGCGCTACTCACCACGCTGATGACGACACCGCTCCTCCTCTGGCTCGCGCCGGGGACCGAGTTGCAACCGTTCGTCGCCAAGAGCGAACTTGGTGGCAGCGACCGAGCGTGA
- a CDS encoding tetratricopeptide repeat protein, translated as MPRPVVAWLFIVCLSGSLIAVAQENPAAAPAEGDAAVRGSIVEDRLAKKLIEAGDARVDADEGSKAIEIWKSVIERYPRSKFRFDAHLRLGNYFLDKERAYERARPHFEAAGTEDNRSEEQRAEATLKLGVCYYHNRNYGKSFQIMRDVIERFPVSPQVNEAYYYIGLGHFQLGHYSRAIQALEKVGTTLSGEAGQSSKLEAGKRFFLKIEDADLAVLEPNQTIKVRAKTTSGDEEDIECFPVGRNVRLVLGSIPSRLGKPRKQNGMLDVRGGDKVQVTYTDEHTADKKLKVPIDREVLIVGTANVAVTDGAFAETVNGVVLGKTVNVRINDGDRDASDGADTIKAVVEVYRQKSEQEVEAEIAALKGKPAVPAAGDEESTELEIERFKLVDKLELTLTEAKPNISAASREAPTRSGEQPVDPAKPATTPAPGEASEGAAPAETAAPVTTTASTEEPIDDGSLHSGLFQATVVLVKSEEVVADDQILQALPGDQVRVTYLDEVHFKDGVRDVQARVACLEGNIGGVRVTKAEITDQQLRVQTQLKTADALTQIGNRYKEFGLKDKAVEKYDQALDVCDEIADEARKIGGSLLEQTYVQLWNIYFAMDKLDLAAAMCSRLQNEFPASGFVDDAMLQLGDVARKGGDLQRAIGIYSRLAGMKTSQLRGEAQFGIAECYETMANKAPNPASASQMQDRAFQEFKKVYDQYPESGRVGEAVAKMANYYYTQKDYARAVDTFETVLNNHPDAKFLDVILFNYGRCLYRMERKGDARRRFDQLISEFPESPLATDAKKISEALAKAGF; from the coding sequence ATGCCGCGCCCTGTCGTCGCTTGGTTGTTCATCGTGTGCCTTAGTGGTTCGCTGATTGCCGTCGCTCAAGAGAACCCTGCAGCTGCTCCTGCCGAGGGAGATGCGGCTGTCCGCGGCTCCATCGTCGAAGACCGCTTGGCAAAGAAACTGATCGAAGCGGGCGATGCTCGTGTCGATGCCGACGAAGGGTCGAAGGCGATTGAGATTTGGAAGTCGGTTATCGAGCGCTATCCACGCAGTAAGTTCCGCTTCGACGCACATCTGCGTTTGGGTAACTACTTCCTCGATAAGGAACGTGCCTACGAACGGGCCCGACCTCACTTCGAAGCAGCAGGCACCGAAGATAACCGCAGCGAAGAGCAGCGAGCCGAAGCGACACTAAAGCTTGGCGTTTGCTACTATCACAATCGCAACTACGGCAAGAGCTTTCAGATCATGCGTGATGTGATCGAGCGATTCCCCGTCAGTCCGCAGGTGAACGAAGCTTACTACTACATCGGCCTGGGCCACTTTCAATTGGGCCACTACAGCCGCGCCATTCAAGCGCTCGAAAAAGTCGGTACCACCCTCAGTGGCGAAGCCGGTCAATCGTCCAAGCTTGAAGCGGGCAAGCGGTTCTTCTTGAAAATCGAAGATGCCGATCTCGCGGTGCTCGAGCCGAACCAAACGATCAAGGTGCGGGCCAAAACTACCAGTGGCGACGAAGAAGACATCGAGTGCTTCCCAGTCGGTCGCAACGTTCGCCTGGTGCTGGGCAGCATTCCTTCGCGCTTGGGCAAACCGCGCAAGCAGAACGGCATGCTCGATGTCCGCGGTGGCGATAAAGTGCAAGTCACCTATACCGACGAACACACTGCCGATAAGAAACTGAAAGTGCCAATCGACCGCGAGGTGCTGATTGTCGGCACGGCGAATGTGGCGGTTACTGATGGTGCCTTTGCCGAAACCGTGAATGGTGTCGTGCTCGGCAAGACGGTGAATGTGCGCATCAACGATGGCGATCGCGATGCTTCGGATGGTGCCGACACGATTAAGGCGGTCGTCGAAGTTTATCGTCAGAAGTCGGAACAAGAAGTCGAAGCTGAGATTGCCGCTCTCAAGGGGAAGCCTGCGGTTCCCGCAGCTGGTGACGAAGAGAGTACTGAACTCGAAATCGAACGCTTTAAACTGGTCGACAAACTCGAACTCACACTGACCGAAGCCAAGCCGAACATAAGCGCAGCTTCTCGCGAAGCACCGACCCGCTCGGGCGAGCAACCGGTGGATCCGGCCAAGCCGGCAACCACACCTGCCCCTGGTGAAGCTTCTGAAGGTGCAGCACCTGCCGAAACCGCTGCTCCTGTCACGACGACCGCCAGCACCGAAGAGCCAATCGACGATGGCTCGCTCCATTCGGGCTTGTTCCAAGCCACGGTGGTGCTGGTGAAGTCGGAAGAAGTGGTTGCTGACGATCAAATCCTGCAAGCGTTGCCGGGCGATCAAGTGCGGGTGACTTATTTAGACGAAGTCCACTTCAAAGACGGTGTCCGCGATGTGCAAGCTCGCGTGGCCTGCCTCGAAGGAAACATTGGCGGCGTCCGCGTGACGAAAGCCGAGATCACCGATCAGCAACTCCGCGTTCAAACGCAACTCAAGACAGCTGACGCGCTGACGCAGATTGGCAATCGCTATAAGGAATTCGGCCTGAAGGACAAGGCTGTTGAAAAGTACGATCAGGCCCTGGATGTCTGCGACGAGATTGCCGACGAAGCTCGCAAGATCGGCGGCTCGCTGCTGGAACAGACCTATGTGCAACTGTGGAACATCTACTTCGCCATGGACAAACTCGACCTGGCCGCCGCGATGTGCTCGCGGTTGCAGAATGAGTTCCCCGCCAGCGGCTTTGTCGATGACGCCATGTTGCAACTTGGTGATGTCGCTCGCAAAGGTGGCGACTTGCAACGAGCAATCGGCATTTACTCGCGTTTGGCTGGCATGAAGACCAGCCAACTACGTGGTGAAGCTCAGTTTGGCATTGCCGAATGTTACGAGACAATGGCCAACAAAGCTCCGAATCCTGCCTCTGCTTCGCAAATGCAAGATCGCGCTTTTCAGGAATTCAAGAAGGTCTACGATCAGTACCCCGAAAGTGGTCGCGTGGGTGAAGCGGTCGCTAAGATGGCGAATTATTACTACACGCAAAAGGACTATGCTCGCGCTGTTGACACGTTCGAGACCGTTCTTAACAACCATCCCGATGCGAAGTTTCTCGACGTGATCCTGTTCAACTATGGACGCTGCTTGTATCGCATGGAACGCAAGGGTGATGCTCGCCGCCGTTTCGATCAACTCATCAGTGAGTTCCCCGAAAGTCCCCTGGCCACTGATGCCAAGAAGATCTCGGAAGCGCTGGCGAAAGCCGGCTTCTAA